One window from the genome of Glycine soja cultivar W05 chromosome 12, ASM419377v2, whole genome shotgun sequence encodes:
- the LOC114378347 gene encoding NDR1/HIN1-like protein 1 — protein MSTKECCHHDEERRQLPRRVFAAILGFILLILLVIFLIWIILRPTKPRFILQDATVYAFNLSSTGDTPSPITPTPNTLTLTMQVTLAAFNPNHRIGVYYTKLDAYAAYRGQQVSVATSLPATYQGHRDTSVWSPYLYATAVPVSPFTLQILQQDKTSGGILVNVKVNGRVKWKVGTWVSGIYHINVNCPAYLRLAGDRDDAIGFAGPAVKFQLFQTCIVDV, from the coding sequence ATGAGCACCAAGGAGTGCTGCCACCACGACGAGGAGCGGCGTCAGCTCCCCCGCCGCGTATTCGCCGCGATCCtcggcttcatcctcctcatccTCCTGGTGATCTTCCTCATCTGGATCATCCTCCGCCCCACCAAACCCCGCTTCATCCTCCAAGACGCCACCGTCTACGCCTTCAACCTCTCCTCCACCGGCGACACCCCTTCCCCCATTACCCCAACCCCCAACACCCTCACCCTCACCATGCAGGTCACCCTCGCCGCCTTCAACCCCAACCACCGCATCGGAGTTTACTACACCAAACTCGACGCCTACGCCGCCTACCGCGGCCAGCAGGTCTCCGTCGCCACCTCCCTCCCCGCCACCTACCAGGGCCACCGCGACACCTCCGTCTGGTCCCCCTACCTCTACGCCACCGCCGTCCCCGTCTCCCCCTTCACGCTCCAGATCCTCCAGCAGGACAAAACCTCCGGAGGAATTCTGGTCAACGTAAAAGTCAACGGAAGAGTCAAGTGGAAGGTCGGAACTTGGGTTTCCGGAATTTACCATATTAATGTCAACTGTCCGGCGTACCTCAGGCTCGCCGGCGACCGGGACGACGCCATCGGATTTGCCGGTCCGGCCGTGAAGTTTCAGCTCTTCCAAACATGCATTGTTGATGTCTAG